The sequence below is a genomic window from Amia ocellicauda isolate fAmiCal2 chromosome 6, fAmiCal2.hap1, whole genome shotgun sequence.
ccaaatatatatatataattatttttttaaacaaaaagttCATGCCGGATTTTCATGCCTTGATGTGACTAGGCCAGAGTGAAAGGCCCTTAAGGCACTGCACTGAGTCAGTgattcaagaaaacaattgttttGCTTTGAACACAAAGATTAGTGAAGTTTACATTTTAGCACTTAGGTAAGCATTTTACAGATTTATTCCCCGAGTTGAGACACTTAGGTTATGGCATAATTCCAAATCATATTCCTGCAGACctgcatatattgtatatataaaaaataggtTTCTATTATTTCCACTGCAGAGTTCTCTGGGTATAAGTACATTAATCTACATGcattttaatgcattattttgcaGGTAGCATGCTAACTCAGTATTTGTATCAAGAAAAATTTTGATGAATCACTAATCTGTAGACCCATCAGTATAATTTGTTTGAAAGCATTAAATTAATAACAAGAAAAGTGTATTTAGTAGATCCACAATGCCTAAAATGTATTACCATAGATTTCACGAGGTAGATCTTgctgaggaaaataaaaacttgcCAACTCTGTCAGGTATGTGTTCTTAAATGTCAAGTGGCATTTGACAAAGCCGCACACAGATTACtacttaaatttaaattaatatttgaatTAGCAGTGCTCTAGACAGGTGGACACAGGAACTGGTTTTACCACAGAAAAGTGTAATCCTGAGGGAGCATCAATTGTTCTAAGCCATTTGAGTGAGTTTTTCAGGGTCTATCTAAACACATAACATATTAAAGGAAAGGTAGAAGTGTTTGGCATACTTTTGGGAGACCACTTAATCCTCTATTATGGGTATAATTTGAGGCAAGATCAATGGTGTTATAATTGAAGAAATACCTGGAGTAAAACACTAACGGaaggaataataaaataatcaaaataattaatGCATGCATTGACATTTTCTTTGTGAAAATTACAGGGACAAAAAAGTTCAAATTGATATCAGGTATAAATAAAGTCAATGATGGCAACAGAACAGAGATGTCAAATATTTCTTACTGTaattcaattacaaaatacaatatttttagctTGGGTCGGGAAAATTTAACAACGACTTGCAATTAACAAAGTTGTCACAATTACAAATGGACTAAGAAATCCAAGAAGGTTCACCTTACTGAATCGTCTAATTGTATAATCCTTATATTACAGATGAGTCCATGAGAATATATAAAACATGGAAACAGCCATATAATGTAAGGAATCACTATAGGAAAAAAGGTTAATATTCTTCATGAGTTTTACATACTTACCATCAAttcaaaaggtaagaaaaatatgattgctggAGTATAGGCAAACGCATAACTAAAAGTCTATTTTACCCAGTATGTTGGCTGTTCTACTTATTTTTATGCAATACTGAACTTTTAATAGAATAGGGTTATACAAtggtaatatatacacatttgtttaatcTCAGCATATGGTATAAACATACATTAATTGCCaattagatatatatatattttttcctactAAAATGTTGGTCTTAGTGAAGATTGCTGCCCACTGATGTTTCCTGACATGATTGAGAACAAAGTTATCTAAAGCACCATGGAATGTATATAATCAACTAATCGCTCTTAAGTATTGCACAGTGGAGTGAATGTAGTTTAATAAATCACTTTCCAGCATGTCCTCTGCCTTTACGATCTTTCGGTAacagaatgaaaagaaaaaagtaattagGTTAGGACATCACAACATAACAAATAATGCATAAAAGTATACAATGACACTGTACTTTCAAATTAACCTTTAGGGCCAAAACTACATCAATTCTGTACGGAAGTACATTTGAAACACTTAAGATGGCAACACAAATATTAAtctgtaaattaaaaatgtagttGATGTATATTGCCAATTTTCTAAGTACTTGCTTTGATAtttcaagaaaaaaacattaaacaaatggTTCAAATACTGTACGTCAGGGGAAGGCAATTCCAGCTCTCGATAAATGAAGgggtttctggttttcattccaccttgTGTCTTAATTGCATAATTGAAGTCATTAGGATGAGAAGTCAGATTACCTGTCAACTCCAGGTCTAAACCAGTTGCTATATCATGGGTAAATACAAAACCTACAGGAACCCAGCCCTCAAAGGGTTGGTATTGCCTTCCCATGCAGTATATTATAGTAAAAAATAACATCCATGGAGAGGTAAAGTATTTTCCCAGCCTTGTAATGGACGCACATCACAGGTATAGTACTACACCAGAAACAAAGATCAGGTCTAAGAAAGCTTAGccatacattaattcatgttaCAGACTAGTGAAAAATACCAGgtagaaaaacatatttgaaaatacaaatgaatataagCATTAGACGATAAAATAACATCATAAATAATGCAGAGCTTTAAGGTAGAAGAAAGATGCACTGGAGAATGTTTTTATGAACTTGTTTGTATAATTACTGAATTTCTGGAATTCAGAGTATGACGTTGCATCACACTTTCACACTATGGAATCATGTGCtgaattatttttcttcctgaaacaaaataatccaTCTCAATGTGTATCTGAGTTACCACAGTGTTAGCTTCTCCATTTAAAACTATTATGATTTAAAACCAATGATGTCACTGATCATTGAGAGGTTCACTTTCATCAAAAATGATGAACACAAAGATTTTGTGTGAAACATAGTAAATTAAACAAACTAGAAGGGTTGGATGTCAGTATATTTTTAGTTCACAAACCCACTAGATCATTATTCCTAAGAAAGATTCTCAGAATATGCCAGTTTGGTCCCTGCTAGCAATTACAATCTCTCTTGAAACTAGGGACCAACAGTTTCAGTTTatagcttttttattattattattattattattattattattcaaaagtAGCACCAAAATGGGTTGTTTTTTAGTTAATGAATCATCACGAAATGAAAGGGAATAACACTGTACATAGCctctatatatttacataaattgctttaaaaaaatacatgaaggTTTAGTATGTCACTGGAAACTATGCACTTTTGAGTTGTCTTCATGTATAGTTTCCTATGTGAAGCCATTTCACAAAGGCATTAAGAAACCATGAAAATATTTGAGTCTTAAAATGCTTAATAAAGCCAATGCTTCAGAAACTATTTGCTGacataaaaccaaataaactatGAACAACAGATTAATGGTATTATTCCAAGTATACGAGGGGTAGAAATTCTGACTATCAAATATTTCATAAAaccttaaacaaacaaatgtcatTTAACAGAATAAGTATGTCTATTAACAACGGTCCAAGATAACATTTAGCCCACATGCCTGAAGTGTGTTTGATAAGTGTAATGTACAACTGAGTAAAAGGCAATCCTGTTACATGACAGTTCCTATGCAAAGGTATGAAGGTTGGAAGTGTCCAGTGTGAATTAATTTTAGAGGGTTTCTGTTAAACATCCTGCAAGTACAACAGTTTCCAGTAGACAGACCATGTTTATGCACTGCACTGTAAAAATGTGCAGGCCAACAGTGTACACTTTGTACTTAACTACATGACAACGAGAATTCAGTAATTTTGGAGGATTATCTGACAGCATCTACTGGATTAACAAAACCATTCTTTAAGTGTAAAAAGTTGTGGTAAAGGAGTGCAATTCTAATTCAGCGGTTATCACATTTTAACTACATATCTAGCCTGTCAAAGCTACTACAaaagatatacattttacagtaaTCTTTAAATTCACTTGTACAACTTCATTCAGAAGGCATTCATCATGAGCACAACAGGTTGCCAAAAAGACACCACAGGTGTGGTGCATGTAAGGCATGCTGGAGCTAAACTCAACTATCTGCATACAGAGCACTCAAACTTCAGCATGAGCAGCTTTGCCACCTTTTCTGATCAACGGCAAATCGTCCTGGCAGTTTGAAGAAGCGTTTGAAATTTTGTTCCACAAGGAAGAACAGGATAGCATAAACAAGATCCCTCGGTTTAGTGTGAAAACTGCAACAATTGCTTGAATTTCAGCCCCTGTATACTCCCTTTTctcttattattgttttaaataactcATGTTACTCAGATCATAAAATTGACAGTTATACCACCCATCTCAAATGCATGCAGAAATGTCAACAAAGCATGTAAGGGAAGCACACAAGCTTATCTTCTTTCAGTGTTGCTTTTAACGTTTTTCCTTCTGCTACAAACACTTCCAGTTGAACGTCGAGAGAAACGTTGGTACTCACGTTATCCATATAGTTAGGTTTGAACCCATCTTGTTGGCGTCTCATCTCATCCTGCTCGCGCTGGCGCATCATTTCATCCTCGCGGCGCCTGCGCTCCTCTTCATGCCTATCATCACAACAAGAACATTTGCCATTTAGCAGGAAAAACAAGACAAGATGGCACCGTCATTATGACCAGTGTTGCACACGTCTCGTGTCAGTTACTCCCCCATTTTGACATTTAAAGTATACAGTACATACAAATAGTAACAGCAATCtgaacaaaatatttaacaaaagCCCTACATGCAATACTACATATATTCAATGATATGGGCTATCAGGCAAACACTTAATTTGTCAGACATGTCATACAgatttgtaatgcatttttaaatacaaataaggtGCAATAATACAACATGAACACACTTTTACACTATATTTATCACTGTGCAATAAAGAATTCTGACTCTTTAAAaacaggaaatggctacagacTTACCTGTCTAATTCCATGGTCAACAAGTAATTGGTTGAGAACCATTAAGACAGAAAAATGAAATCCTCAGAATCAAGCCGCTTCTTTACTGCtcacaaatacacatttcaagggAACACATTCAGAAGGAGCATTGCCCGTTTCTATGAAAATCCAAGCTATTTTTTCAAGCCTGTCTGtgtcaaaacatttgttttgtttaacaattgATTATATTGCTCAACACATTGCTGTAAAGATggagattaaaatataaatatataggctatcagtgtaatcatatatattttcaaaatacattgtttaaatgtaatctggtCCAATGTCTGCTGACACGACAGTGGCAACTGAGGGGCTTTTTATGATGGGTTTGAAATTTGTTATATCCAATAActtatttaagtaatgggcagtatacaaatcaaatgttttaattaagatAGGCTATGAGGGACATCttaagtgtggtttagtattgTAACGATTGCAGGGGTTTCCAAGGAGTAGACACAAATCATCATTGCGGGTGCAACaacaaataattgtatttattatttctgcAATATAAACAGGTCTCAGGGACTGAACACACACATACGGACTCCTTCCACCTCCATTCACCTTTTATTCTCTCTCCCTACACTCCTCCCGACCGCACCGCCTTTTCACCCTTTAACCCTTTATTGGGTGCGGTGGCACACTACAGTATTCAAACATTGTTAATTTCTATTAacaagagagggggaaaaaaaaaatgtgattgtcACGTGGCAAACCTTCAACGGTTTGTAAAAGCCTCTAAAGGTCTGGAAACCGAACAAACCTTCAAACGTTCGAACCTTCGAAGACAGTCCTAATTAAAATCtattaattataaattaaacatgaCACAGCCATCAAACCaagcattgtatttttctcaggATGACAATATTGTATCTAGTGTCAGGATTGTGTCTTAAATACTGTTTCCAAAGGCAGGTAGAACTTTTAAAGAATACCTCATTTCTATCTGCTTGCGTTTCTGAAGCTCTTGGTTTCTGAGTTCTTCCAAGCGCCTCAACTCTTCCTGGCGTCTCATAAGatctataaaaaacaaaatacagcaacaattcaaatttctcttcaattaattttaatttattaaacctATCTGTATTATGTAAGGGATAAACCATGATTAAGTACTGAATCTGCAAAATAATCCACCATTTCAGGTGCCTTTAGggacaatatacatttttgctCCATTCAATACTAACTGTGGTTTATGCCACTTAAAATATTTATCCCCAAATGGTACTCAATAGATTAATGAGATTCATTTAATTGGTAATTTGGTATAGGAATAATGGTAATTAgcctttttttttatcacttaTTATGTGCTGTTATCATGAGTTCCTCAGAAATTGAACCCTGCTGACACAGACAACCTTTTTTGTTGTAAGTGAAAACAATAGTTTTATATATCAGATCTAGAACATTAAAGTGGCATCAGAAACATGAAGCCAGAAACTAAGGACTTTAATGAAGAGGAATGTTGTGGTAAACCTGTCAGTGTTGCTTATTAACTCCATGCCAAGGCCAAGGATTGGGTTTTGGAAGGTAATcgagaaaaaaaatcttatctGAAGTATGGTTTCATGAAACCAATAGGTTTAAATCTGGTGTTCATGCAATTAATTGAGATTTCAAAACTATGGATATTGCTAGTCATTCAGGCTTAGTTTTGTTGTTGAAGTAAGAAAGTAAAGCAAATTGGTGGCAGTTTTACAGCAATATTACATGGAATATTTACCAAATTAATTTGAAGGATTTTAATCAGATCCACAGCTACTACATGTTTGTATAAAAGAGAAGACTAGTTATTTATGAAACAGTTTTACTTGATAATAggtatatattttgcattatgTATAGAACAGGCTGTGGGATATATATTACCAAATTAAATTGCAAACTGTTTAAGTGTAAcgtttaaaatgtgtaatagcCATAGTATAATTGTTCAACCAATTGCTGCTTAATAAACTGACATTTAGCTTTTCTGACTAATTGTTGTGACTGTGGATTCGTAAACTCAAAGTGTGGCTTAAGATAATCAACAATACATCTGCCCCACACTCCCCTTCTCTTCAAAGCCACACAACCACTTTAATTAGATGATCTGTAGGTATAATCAACTGAAAGATCAAGGGATGACATCATAGAAATGTTTTAGGTTTGCTTAAAATACACTTGCAATGCTAGCACAGACCATTTCTATAGAATAGCTTGATACAAGAACATAAAAATACTGCAGTCATACTGTATCTGATGAGATCAACCTTCAAGGTGGATTAGCTGCGGGCGATCTGATTGTTGACTGAAATAGCAGTTTGTATTCATCTTCAAAGGCAAGGCAACTACAAAACTCGGGCCTACCTTGTCTCATTAACATGAGCTGATGTTCATGGCGAGCTGCTTCCATTTCAGCCTCTAGTTTCTCTTTTGCTTCTCTGATGTTTCGGTCCACCTGTTCCCGCTGCTGCTTTTCCATCTCGTCCAGGGCCTTCCATCGAGATGAATACTCAAACTCAAATGTGCCTGGCTGAGCAAACCGGGGGGGTTGCTCTCTTTCCCTACAAAACAGATATTCACAAAATCAACCTTCAGCTAATCTCATATGTACTTGCCTTTAAGGGTGACAGACTAAATgccacttaaaataaatatatgcagtagcctccaaatgtattcagaGGCTCAAAGAACTGTAGCTAAAAGTTAATTCAGgtgatattattttttcttacaaTCTGTACTTTTATACAAATCATACACATACACCCATACATATATAGTCCAATTAGTTTATGGCAAATATCATCAATCGTCAAAAGTCAATAACAAGGAAGGAAAATAATGTTCCCATCATTTCACCATAAAATGATGACATTCACAAACCTGTGACAAATCagagttaataaaaaaaaaaaatgattacaaAGACATACTTGTGATACTGCGCCGTTTTCTGCAACAGCTTTTCTGGAAGACCGTCTTCATCATCAAACTGTTCTGTCGGCTCAACAATGGCAGGACGGGGTGACCTGGGGATAATATGAGCCAGTTACATTCCAAAGGAATTTCAAAGGTTGCaaccattaaaacaaattgcattaaacttaataatgataataataaatatctatatatttaaatatctgcCATTAGCTCCAACTTCTCCCTCTTTTAAGGAATTAAGTGTTGATTGATtccaaagaaatgtaataatcacTGCATACTTACGTTGTCATTAAAAATGCTCCCTCGTTACATCTGTCCAAAGCTTTCCGAGCAGCAGGTTTGGCAGCAAATTCTACAAAGCCCTTCCCAGTGGGTCGGCCACGGTCATCCACAACCACGATCGCTCTCTCCACCGGACCGAACTGAGAAAAGGCCTGTTCCAGCAGCTCATTGGATACCACCGGAGAGAGGTTCCGCACAGTCAGGGCAGAGCCGTGAGTGGCAAAACGAATGCGAAGAGGTCTGTTCCTGAGGATCATGCCATCCAGTTCAGCCTTTGCAATCTCAGCCAAAGTCCTggtttcctaaaaaaaaaaaaaaaaaaaaaaaaagttggacttatttttcattatatgtACAAGACTAAAAGCCAGTATTCACACAGAACTCAAGAGTATAGTTCAAAGGTACATACCATTTCATTCAATAAGaaagttttgaaaatgtataaaatcttTTGGGACAATATAAGTTGCTTAATGTTATAACACAGAAAAAGACCAAACTAAGCTTAAAGTTTAGAGTAAGATCCTAAAACAGATTATTTAATATAAGCAGGTTCCAATGGAAAGTTCTCGTAATTAGAAATACGGACGACTTATTTTAAAGcacaacttttaaaaatattttgtattgctgGGTTTAAAAACAGTGTTTGATTTGTAACTAATCCATTTGGAGAACTTACTCTAAAAACAATGCAACTTAAGTAACTAGGAATATTCATATTTAGCCTTAATAAACTTATTTTATGCACCCAGTTTAAAAGTGGATCACTTTTTTAATGCATAATGTTTTAGTGTTACTATGGATACAGATATTTTAATTAGATTAAAATGTTCTGATTTATATCAGTATACTGTGAATACAGATGACTGGCATCTGCCATTTTAAACTAAGATTAGCTTGTAGAAAATACGATAACTTCTGTAATATTGACCAATGTCTGTCAGATACACGATCAAATGCAGATACTagtgtaaaaaaaatgtatattatatatatatatatagtagggGAACATGAAATTCTACATGCAGGTTAATCGCAGGCATTTAGACATCAGCAACTGTgcatgcatttgtatgcatgatTCAACATAAAATACTGGTTAATCTCTATCAAGTATTTCATTGAGTGTTTAATACATCGGCAGTATAGTATGTAATCCACATTTTCCAAATGATGCGATGTAAAAATAACAATGCactttacatacattaataaatgttCAAATAATCTAATTTTAAAGACTAATATAATTTACAACCTCAGAAAACATACATGGACCTACAGCAGCAGAGAGTATTGAAATGAGCTTTGACAGAGCATTCAGGTTCAACTGGATTCAATATTTAATCTTatgccaaaatgtaaaagccTGTATATTTTGTGCTGCTTCTATCCTGACAGCGGTGACCAGGTGTACAGCTCAACACTGCCAAAATGTTACTGAGCCAGCTGCCATATCTCTGCTTTATCTGGACTGTTTACGTCATGCCGTTTCTCTTCTTGACAATTGTAAACACAAATCCTTAAGAATAACATATACCGTTCCCCTCACACCATAGCTATCTTTACAACTAGCTGACCAGGACGTTTTTCTTTGTCAATGTGTATGGACAAAAATCCTTAACTTGTCGGTCTTCCACACGTAATTATTTTTAAGAGGCTGCAAAATGCATCTGCAATTTTACATAAGCCACTCATCTATAGAAAGAGCGTTTTCCTTTCAATGGTTTCAATGAACTAAATCCACTTTGATTCTACTTATATTAAAGGACAGATGGGGTTAATCTGTTTCCCCAACTTAAATGTAACCCATACCTctataaaatcaatatataaaccctgaatatgtatttgtattgaagaAATTCACTCACATGAAACCACACACATTagaaatcaatgaataaatctgCAAGCAATGTGAAGCTTCATGTATGAGAAACTAACAACCATACAAATCCAAACGCATGGTGTATTATctaatgtatgtgtatttatttatttttgtcgtGTGTGTTCAAATCGGTTTTATTTGTATGAATCTTGTGATTACATTTGGGCAATTGGGACCGCTTTATTACCGTTATCGTAAATGTAACTATAGTCGTGTGCCGACCGTTCAGAAATGAACATGTTTTGGGGGTGAGAACAGAAGGCGCGACGCTCCTCGGCAGTACAAATAACACTACAGTGGCATTAAAAAAGGGATGGCTCGTTTCATTTGCCGAAATTATGCAGCATGTTGCTTGTCAAGTATTTTCACTGCTAATAGTACGTGACTTGCAcaattcaatacattgttttttctaGACTTAAACTAAGATGAACCACCTCAGGATGTTGCGAATAACCAGCCTCTCTGCCTGCGTAATAACGCAATTAGTGCTACTGAAAACGCAATACATTAAACAGCATCCCAAACCGTGCATATTTTCAAATCAACTTTCTTAATGTTTATTTACACACAGCGTGCAAACCTTTACGTTTCTCTTTATAGGTTACAAAAGCTATACAATAAGTATCTGTGCAATCTTGCGCAAACGCTGCGGGGGAGAAACTCACCAGTCGGATGAAACCGAAGCCCCTGTCTCTGTTAATAAACACTTCGTTGGCTTCGccatattttgaaaaaagctttttaaaatcctCCTCGGTGAGGTCGGTGGGCAGGTTCCCTACAAAGAGCCTGCAGCGCTGGGTAAAAGTCTTTTCCCCGGGCTTCCTGAAGTTTTTCAAATCCAGGGTCATCTCCATCGGCTCCCCGGCGCCAGGCTCAACCTCCGGCGCCATCATCCCCTCGACGCTCGGCCCCGGCTCGGCTGGCGACTCGGAATCGCGCTTCGAGTTCTTCGTGCCAGGCGAGAGAGAGCTGTTTTGAATTTTCACCTGCTTTAAATTCCGGTTTGCCATATTAAAAGGTGTCTTGGAGAGATTAGGCTCCGTTTGTAGTCAGTTTCGTGGAAATATGTTTTACAAAAAAGGCAATGAATGAACAGAGAATGTCACCCCGCTCTTCTGGAAAGATCTACTCCTTCCAAGATGGCGTCTCAGCACTGCGACAGCTGCCCACGTCACATCTAGCTCCAAGCCTCCTTCCGCAAGTACTGGATCAAATTCCTAATTATTCACTTATAGTACTGCACTATCTTTGCTGGCAAATAGCCCCCCCTTTTACTACCAACCTTGTTGAATTAGAGCCTTGCATTCATAATATGTTCCTCCTTTTAGTTTAATCTAGTATTGTGGCGAAATCCAGTTGACACCGCGTACAAATGTAGCCCATACTCTCCTTTTGTCATTCACTgaagaatgtgtgaaaataGTGTTTTATATCTTAAAAACGGATCTGTATTTCATGTAGTGTAAATGTTCAAATgaaattattttactaaatgtaATCTATAGTATAGTAATTGTCTTGAGCAAATACTGGGTACTTCCACTAACCCTTCGGGGGGACTTGAGGCCCGCCACAAGGGATTGGATTAGCCTGAGAGCCGGGAAACCGAGGGAGAAAGCAGGGCCAGCCTGTCTCCGTCTCTCGGACATTGGGTGAAAGATTATGGTCTCCCTTAATCTGAGTGAATGGCTGCATAGTAGTGTTAACCAGTCACTGCTGAGCTTCAGAGTGAAAGTAGTGTACCTTACATTGTagtacagtataatatagtaaAACGATTAAAGCCTGAAGAGTAGGCATTAACATGAATGGATAAGATCGAAGcaattatgcatttttttatattagcTGGCCACTCATGTCCTCCCATAAGAAACAGATTGctattaaaatgaatttaatttCTCCCATCCTTGTACATGGTGAACGTCTCATCAATGTTATGCTAATTCCATGATAAGAGATCCATTACACACGTTAACGCAGATGATTTATATAAGCAATGGGAACAGCATTTCGGATTTTCAAAGCTTTCAACATGGGTCATCTATTGCATTAGTACAATCCCGAAACGTAAGGAAATGTGTGATGCGTAAAACGTTTTAAATGGCATTCTTAGAACATATTAAACTTTTGTACCTAAAAGCAGAGctgtttaaataaagtaaactgaaaaaaaatgaaatgatcaAATATTATTCCACATGATTAGAACTAATATTGCACTATAGAGCTGTTTTGATATTAGTTTGCTTCACCACCTTTGCAGAACAACAAGCTTCTTAAGATGCCTTAAAACTATTTGTATCAACTGGGGTACGTGAACATATATTATTCTAAGGTAGTACACAATCCAATGCATTATGATTTCTTAAAGATTTGATATACTGTACTTTATAACTGCAATGGCAAGGTAAAGTACTTGCTATAATTTAACTAGAAAATGACGCTTTTCTCTGTATGCTATGTAGAATCCTGCCCCCTTTCTTTAGCTTCTAGAATTACATTATAGTTTCTTCTAGTAAATAAGGGATGAAAAATATGCATCACCATTAACTGCCTTCACTGTTTAAGGGTCtgtaatcattttcaaaatgtctGCTTGCATTCATGCAGTGCATATCTTTGTTTCTCGGGGAACATGTCTCAAAACATAACCATCCATATAAGATATAGCACTGGGAAGAGTACTTGTGCCGATACAACATTTGATCTTAT
It includes:
- the pspc1 gene encoding paraspeckle component 1 isoform X2; the protein is MANRNLKQVKIQNSSLSPGTKNSKRDSESPAEPGPSVEGMMAPEVEPGAGEPMEMTLDLKNFRKPGEKTFTQRCRLFVGNLPTDLTEEDFKKLFSKYGEANEVFINRDRGFGFIRLETRTLAEIAKAELDGMILRNRPLRIRFATHGSALTVRNLSPVVSNELLEQAFSQFGPVERAIVVVDDRGRPTGKGFVEFAAKPAARKALDRCNEGAFLMTTSPRPAIVEPTEQFDDEDGLPEKLLQKTAQYHKEREQPPRFAQPGTFEFEYSSRWKALDEMEKQQREQVDRNIREAKEKLEAEMEAARHEHQLMLMRQDLMRRQEELRRLEELRNQELQKRKQIEMRHEEERRRREDEMMRQREQDEMRRQQDGFKPNYMDNRTLLC
- the pspc1 gene encoding paraspeckle component 1 isoform X1, producing the protein MANRNLKQVKIQNSSLSPGTKNSKRDSESPAEPGPSVEGMMAPEVEPGAGEPMEMTLDLKNFRKPGEKTFTQRCRLFVGNLPTDLTEEDFKKLFSKYGEANEVFINRDRGFGFIRLETRTLAEIAKAELDGMILRNRPLRIRFATHGSALTVRNLSPVVSNELLEQAFSQFGPVERAIVVVDDRGRPTGKGFVEFAAKPAARKALDRCNEGAFLMTTSPRPAIVEPTEQFDDEDGLPEKLLQKTAQYHKEREQPPRFAQPGTFEFEYSSRWKALDEMEKQQREQVDRNIREAKEKLEAEMEAARHEHQLMLMRQDLMRRQEELRRLEELRNQELQKRKQIEMRHEEERRRREDEMMRQREQDEMRRQQDGFKPNYMDNREQEMRVGDMGPRGAINMGDTYSPAAAGNQGPPQMMGMNMNNRGAMSGTAMGPGPAMGPEGAPNMGTPMMPDNGTMRNDRFPQGGPPQMGSPMVGRPGVEAQQAPMVGAVAGGGGPGGFGRGNQGGNFDGPNKRRRY